One window from the genome of Streptococcus halotolerans encodes:
- the plsX gene encoding phosphate acyltransferase PlsX encodes MKRIAVDAMGGDHAPKAIIEGINRAIQDFSDIEIQLYGDESKIREHLTASERVTIVHTSEKINSDDEPAKAIRRKKDASMVLAAKAVKDGQADAILSAGNTGALLAAGLFVVGRIKGVDRPGLMSTLPTTVGKGFDMLDLGANAENAPKHLLQYAILGSFYAKNVRGIDQPRVGLLNNGTEATKGDPLHKEAYDLLAGDSSIHFVGNVEARDLMNNVADVVVTDGFTGNAVLKAIEGTAINLMGSLKSVIKSGGFKAKIGALFLKDSLYQLKDTMDYSSAGGAVLFGLKAPVVKSHGSSDERAIYHTVKQIRTMLETDVVHQLVEAFAEEEGHD; translated from the coding sequence ATGAAACGTATTGCAGTTGATGCTATGGGTGGTGATCATGCTCCTAAGGCGATTATTGAAGGTATTAATCGTGCTATCCAAGATTTTTCAGATATTGAGATTCAACTTTACGGTGATGAGTCAAAAATTCGTGAGCATTTGACCGCTAGTGAGCGTGTTACGATTGTTCATACCAGTGAAAAAATTAATTCTGATGATGAGCCTGCCAAGGCTATTCGACGTAAAAAAGATGCTTCAATGGTTTTGGCAGCTAAGGCAGTAAAGGATGGACAAGCAGATGCCATTCTTTCAGCGGGAAATACAGGAGCTCTCTTAGCTGCAGGTCTCTTTGTGGTTGGGCGCATTAAGGGAGTTGATCGTCCAGGTCTTATGTCAACTCTGCCAACGACGGTTGGTAAAGGGTTTGATATGCTAGATTTAGGGGCTAATGCAGAAAATGCACCGAAGCATCTTCTACAATACGCTATCCTTGGTTCCTTTTATGCTAAGAATGTTCGGGGGATTGACCAACCTCGTGTCGGTCTTTTGAATAATGGTACCGAAGCGACTAAGGGGGATCCACTTCATAAGGAAGCTTATGACTTGCTTGCGGGCGACTCCTCCATTCATTTTGTGGGGAATGTAGAAGCGCGTGACTTGATGAACAATGTGGCAGATGTTGTTGTCACAGATGGATTCACGGGTAATGCAGTGCTTAAAGCGATTGAAGGAACTGCTATCAATCTCATGGGTAGCCTTAAATCAGTTATTAAATCAGGTGGCTTCAAGGCTAAGATTGGGGCCTTATTCTTGAAAGATAGTTTGTATCAGTTGAAAGACACTATGGATTATTCATCAGCCGGTGGAGCAGTCTTGTTTGGTTTAAAGGCTCCCGTGGTTAAATCTCATGGATCTAGCGATGAGAGGGCTATTTATCATACAGTTAAACAAATCAGAACTATGTTAGAAACTGATGTTGTGCATCAACTAGTTGAAGCTTTTGCTGAGGAGGAAGGTCATGACTAG
- the recO gene encoding DNA repair protein RecO, translating into MISKDARGIVLYNRDFRESDKLVKIFTETDGKRMFFVKHVRNSKLSAVIQPLTVADFLLKLNDSGLSYIDDFREVMIYKSINEDLFKLSYATYIMALADAAIPDNQVDAPLFAFLEKTLGLMDDGLDYEVLTLIFEIQILERFGVQLNFHECVFCHRVGLPFDFSFRYSGLLCPDHYDKDDKRAYLDPNVPFLLDRFQSISFDELRSISLKEDMKAKLRQFVDAIYEDYVGLHLKSKAFIDDLSKWGDIMK; encoded by the coding sequence ATGATAAGTAAAGACGCTAGGGGGATAGTCCTCTATAATCGAGATTTTCGTGAATCAGATAAGTTGGTTAAAATTTTTACTGAAACAGATGGGAAACGAATGTTTTTCGTGAAACATGTGAGAAATTCTAAATTATCTGCGGTCATTCAGCCACTTACTGTGGCTGATTTTCTTCTGAAATTAAATGACAGTGGTCTGTCTTATATTGATGATTTTCGGGAAGTAATGATCTATAAGTCTATTAATGAAGATTTGTTTAAATTATCCTATGCAACCTATATTATGGCCTTAGCGGATGCTGCCATTCCAGATAATCAGGTGGATGCGCCATTATTTGCTTTTTTAGAAAAAACGTTAGGTTTGATGGATGACGGCTTAGACTATGAAGTGCTGACCTTGATTTTTGAGATTCAAATATTGGAACGCTTCGGGGTTCAGTTGAATTTTCATGAGTGTGTTTTTTGTCATCGTGTTGGTTTGCCTTTCGATTTTTCCTTTCGTTATTCAGGGCTTCTTTGCCCGGACCACTATGATAAGGATGATAAACGGGCTTATTTGGATCCCAATGTTCCTTTTTTACTGGATCGCTTTCAATCCATCTCTTTTGATGAGTTAAGGAGTATTTCACTCAAGGAAGATATGAAAGCTAAATTAAGGCAGTTTGTCGATGCTATCTATGAGGATTATGTCGGTTTACATTTGAAAAGTAAGGCATTTATTGATGATCTCAGTAAGTGGGGAGATATTATGAAATAG
- a CDS encoding pyridoxal phosphate-dependent aminotransferase has translation MDVSQRYNHNLDQLEVSLIRQFDQSISGIPGMLRMTLGEPDFPTPQHIKEAAKRAIDEDKSHYTGMAGLLELRQAAADFVKEKYNLTYDPESEILTTIGATEAISASLAAILEPGDTVLSPGPSFPIYEALTKMYGGEFIELDTSETGFILTAEVLEEAILAQGNKLKAVILNSPANPTGVVYTRQQIRALADVISKYPIYVVSDEVYSEITYTEEGHVSIGEYLPEQTIVINGLSKSHAMTGWRLGFIFANQSLCAQLVKTHQYLVTSATTITQYAALEALTNGKDDALPMRDEYRKRRDVIVEALMELGFDVVSPDGAFYIWAKIPGETGKDSYAFLEKLAHNKAVALIPGVAFGPYGEGYLRISYAASMGVIQEAMKRLKEFMTTNDK, from the coding sequence ATGGATGTCAGCCAACGTTATAATCACAATTTAGATCAGTTAGAGGTCTCCTTGATTCGTCAATTTGATCAATCTATTTCAGGGATTCCAGGGATGCTTCGAATGACTTTGGGTGAGCCTGATTTTCCGACTCCTCAGCACATTAAAGAGGCTGCAAAGAGAGCGATTGATGAAGATAAGAGTCATTATACCGGAATGGCTGGCCTTTTAGAACTTCGTCAAGCCGCAGCTGACTTTGTTAAAGAAAAGTACAATTTGACGTATGACCCAGAATCAGAAATTTTAACCACAATTGGGGCTACTGAGGCTATTTCAGCCAGTCTTGCAGCTATTTTGGAACCTGGTGATACCGTTTTATCCCCTGGACCTAGTTTTCCTATTTATGAAGCCCTTACAAAAATGTATGGTGGTGAATTTATCGAGCTGGATACATCTGAGACAGGCTTTATTTTGACTGCGGAGGTTCTTGAAGAAGCGATTTTAGCTCAAGGTAATAAATTGAAGGCTGTTATTCTTAACTCACCTGCCAACCCAACAGGTGTTGTTTACACAAGGCAGCAAATTCGAGCTTTGGCTGATGTTATCAGTAAGTACCCTATCTATGTTGTTTCAGATGAGGTTTACTCAGAAATTACCTACACCGAGGAGGGGCATGTTTCTATTGGGGAGTATCTTCCAGAACAAACGATTGTTATCAATGGTTTGTCAAAATCTCATGCTATGACGGGATGGCGTTTGGGCTTTATTTTTGCCAATCAGTCATTGTGCGCTCAATTGGTCAAAACTCACCAGTATTTGGTGACGTCAGCAACAACTATTACGCAGTATGCGGCTCTAGAAGCTCTTACAAATGGTAAGGATGATGCTCTTCCAATGCGTGATGAATATCGTAAACGCCGAGATGTTATTGTGGAAGCTTTGATGGAGCTTGGTTTTGACGTGGTTAGTCCTGATGGAGCTTTCTATATTTGGGCCAAAATTCCTGGTGAAACTGGTAAAGATTCTTATGCTTTTCTTGAGAAACTAGCTCATAATAAGGCTGTTGCTTTGATTCCAGGTGTTGCTTTTGGTCCGTATGGTGAAGGCTACTTGCGAATTTCTTACGCAGCAAGTATGGGAGTTATCCAAGAAGCAATGAAACGTTTGAAAGAATTCATGACAACAAATGATAAGTAA
- a CDS encoding ribose-phosphate diphosphokinase: MSYSNLKLFALSSNKELAEKVAENIGISLGKSTVRQFSDGEIQVNIEESIRGHHVFILQSTSSPVNDNLMEILIMVDALKRASAETINVVMPYYGYARQDRKARSREPITSKLVADMLEVAGVDRLLTVDLHASQIQGFFDIPVDHLMGAPLIADYFDRQGLIGDDVVVVSPDHGGVTRARKLAQFLHTPIAIIDKRRSVDKMNTSEVMNIIGNIEGKTCILIDDMIDTAGTICHAADALAEAGATRVYASCTHPVLSGPALDNIQKSAIEKLVVLDTIYLPEERLIDKIEQISIAELIGDAIVRIHEKRPLSPLFELSAKK, translated from the coding sequence ATGTCTTATTCTAATTTAAAGTTGTTTGCATTATCATCAAACAAAGAATTAGCAGAAAAAGTTGCTGAAAATATTGGCATTAGTCTTGGAAAATCAACTGTTCGTCAGTTTTCTGATGGTGAGATTCAAGTAAATATTGAAGAGTCAATCCGTGGACATCATGTCTTTATTTTGCAATCAACAAGCTCACCGGTCAATGATAACCTAATGGAAATCTTGATTATGGTGGATGCTTTGAAACGTGCGAGTGCGGAAACCATTAATGTTGTGATGCCTTACTATGGTTATGCCCGTCAGGACCGCAAAGCACGGTCTCGTGAGCCTATTACCTCAAAATTAGTAGCAGACATGTTAGAGGTTGCTGGAGTTGATCGTCTTTTGACTGTTGATCTTCATGCCTCGCAAATTCAAGGGTTCTTTGATATCCCTGTAGATCATCTTATGGGGGCACCACTTATTGCAGATTACTTTGATCGTCAAGGTTTAATTGGTGATGACGTGGTTGTGGTTAGTCCTGACCATGGTGGTGTGACACGTGCCCGTAAGTTAGCCCAATTCTTGCATACCCCTATTGCGATTATCGATAAGCGTCGTAGTGTGGATAAAATGAATACTAGTGAAGTGATGAACATCATTGGTAATATTGAAGGCAAGACATGTATTTTGATTGATGATATGATTGATACGGCCGGTACTATTTGCCATGCGGCAGATGCTTTAGCAGAAGCAGGTGCAACTCGTGTCTATGCGTCATGTACGCATCCTGTTCTTTCTGGACCAGCTTTGGATAATATCCAAAAATCAGCTATTGAAAAACTTGTTGTTTTAGATACGATTTACCTCCCTGAAGAACGTTTGATTGATAAGATTGAACAAATTTCAATTGCTGAGTTGATTGGTGATGCCATTGTGCGTATTCATGAAAAACGTCCTCTATCTCCACTATTTGAATTATCAGCTAAGAAATAA
- a CDS encoding ISL3 family transposase (programmed frameshift): protein MEQLDYIKDSLDIKDPNITFEKTFDKFFIHREYHAKLDYDAPQCPDCQGKMTKYDFQKPCKIPYLEMAGCKVLIRLKKRRFKCQACGKMTVAKTSLVRENHQIPNIINHKITDKLMSREAMTKIAEDLSVSVSTVYRQLNRFECKTDLTWLPENMSWDEYAFKKGKMSFIAQDFDANKIIAILDGRTQAVIRNHFMRYSHKVRSRVKVITMDMFSPYYDIAKQLFPKAKIVLDRFHIVQQLSRAMNRFRIQIMNQFEHQSYEYKALKRYWKLIQQDSRNLNDKRFYRPTFCMHLTNQEIVQRLLSYSDELRHHYELFQCLLFHFQEKQEKHFFELISDTIKQVHPIFKTVLSTFLKDKEKIINALKLPYSNAKLEATNNLIKVIKRNAFGFRKNENFKKRIYLALNTTKEKTKLVLSMC, encoded by the exons ATGGAACAACTAGATTATATCAAAGATTCACTTGACATTAAAGATCCTAACATCACTTTTGAAAAGACATTTGACAAGTTCTTCATTCACAGAGAGTATCATGCCAAGTTAGATTATGATGCCCCGCAATGCCCTGATTGTCAAGGAAAAATGACAAAGTACGATTTCCAAAAGCCTTGCAAAATTCCCTATCTGGAAATGGCGGGTTGTAAAGTACTGATTCGTCTCAAAAAGCGTCGCTTCAAATGTCAAGCGTGTGGGAAAATGACTGTCGCTAAGACCTCTCTCGTCAGAGAAAATCATCAGATTCCCAACATCATTAACCACAAAATCACCGACAAACTCATGAGTCGTGAGGCAATGACAAAAATCGCTGAAGACCTGTCTGTCTCTGTCTCAACCGTCTATCGGCAACTCAACCGCTTTGAATGCAAGACCGATTTAACCTGGTTACCTGAGAACATGTCCTGGGATGAGTATGCTTTCAAGAAGGGAAAGATGAGCTTTATTGCCCAAGATTTCGATGCTAATAAGATTATCGCTATCCTTGATGGGCGGACGCAAGCTGTCATCAGAAATCATTTCATGCGGTATTCTCACAAGGTGCGCAGTCGTGTCAAAGTCATCACCATGGATATGTTTAGTCCCTATTATGACATCGCTAAGCAACTGTTTCCTAAGGCGAAGATTGTTCTCGATAGGTTCCACATTGTTCAACAGTTATCTCGTGCCATGAACCGTTTCCGTATCCAAATCATGAACCAATTTGAGCATCAATCTTACGAATATAAGGCCTTGAAACGTTACTGGAAACTCATCCAACAAGATAGTCGTAACCTAAACGATAAACGATTTTATCGCCCGACTTTTTGCATGCACTTGACCAATCAAGAGATTGTGCAACGTCTTTTGAGCTACTCTGATGAGCTACGTCACCACTATGAACTCTTCCAATGCCTTCTCTTTCATTTCCAAGAAAAGCAGGAGAAACACTTCTTTGAACTCATTTCTGATACCATCAAACAGGTCCATCCCATCTTCAAGACCGTCTTGTCAACCTTTCTAAAAGACAAAGAGAAGATTATTAATGCTCTGAAACTACCTTATTCCAATGCCAAACTAGAGGCCACCAACAACCTTATTAAAGTCATTAAGCGAAATGCTTTTGGCTTTAGGAAGA ATGAAAACTTCAAAAAACGGATTTATCTTGCTTTGAACACAACAAAAGAGAAGACCAAACTAGTCCTCTCTATGTGTTAG
- a CDS encoding CHAP domain-containing protein: protein MKKRILSAVLLSGVTLGTTVSVNAEDYDTKIAAKDDAIANLTSQQAAAKLEVESIQAQVGTLSAHQADLEIQNAALKEKSATLSTEIQTLSEKIVARNESLKKQARSAQKQNTATSYINTIINSKSISEAISKVVAIREVVSANHTMLEKQESDKATLAEKQKANQAAINTIAANQETLAANKSSLETQQAQLEAAQATLAVELATAEGEKSVLVAEKSTAESVAASVSTSQSVAASVSASESVSMVEAAASASAVASEVAASESASAAASESVAVETAASESAVAARRAADSMAAASASTAAIEAQQASEAAASQAAQVSTSSAAVTSVTTPASQTASEAPTRVAQSTAPQPTQSASATPTRTVSASTRATVTPTVNTAGNTYPVGQCTWGAKSLAPWAGNNWGNGGQWASSAASAGFSVGSTPTVGSIAVWNDGGYGHVAVVVAVESSTRIQVMESNFNGNLSIGNYRGWFNPTATYQGSAVYIYPR, encoded by the coding sequence ATGAAGAAAAGAATTTTGTCAGCTGTTTTATTGAGTGGAGTTACGCTTGGAACAACTGTATCTGTAAACGCAGAAGATTATGATACGAAAATTGCAGCAAAGGATGATGCTATTGCTAATCTAACTAGCCAACAAGCCGCTGCGAAATTAGAAGTTGAATCAATTCAAGCTCAAGTAGGTACTCTATCAGCTCATCAAGCTGACTTAGAAATTCAAAATGCAGCTTTAAAAGAAAAATCTGCGACATTATCAACTGAAATTCAAACGTTATCTGAAAAGATTGTTGCGCGTAATGAATCTTTGAAAAAACAAGCACGTAGTGCACAAAAACAAAATACTGCAACAAGCTACATTAACACTATTATCAATTCAAAATCTATTTCTGAAGCTATTAGCAAAGTGGTAGCTATTCGTGAAGTAGTTTCTGCTAATCATACTATGTTAGAGAAACAAGAGTCTGATAAAGCTACGCTTGCTGAAAAACAAAAAGCTAATCAAGCTGCTATTAACACTATTGCTGCAAATCAAGAAACACTTGCAGCTAATAAATCAAGCTTGGAAACCCAACAAGCTCAATTGGAGGCTGCTCAAGCTACACTTGCCGTTGAATTAGCTACTGCAGAAGGTGAAAAATCTGTACTTGTTGCTGAAAAATCAACTGCTGAATCAGTTGCTGCTTCTGTTTCTACTTCTCAATCAGTTGCCGCTTCTGTTTCAGCTTCAGAATCAGTATCAATGGTTGAAGCTGCCGCTTCAGCGTCAGCTGTAGCTTCAGAAGTTGCCGCTTCAGAAAGTGCTAGCGCCGCAGCTTCAGAATCAGTTGCAGTAGAAACAGCGGCTTCAGAATCAGCCGTTGCTGCAAGAAGAGCTGCTGATTCAATGGCTGCCGCTTCAGCAAGTACTGCTGCTATCGAAGCGCAACAAGCCTCAGAAGCTGCAGCATCACAAGCTGCGCAAGTGTCTACTTCATCAGCTGCTGTTACTTCTGTGACAACTCCAGCATCACAAACAGCTTCAGAAGCACCAACTCGTGTTGCTCAATCTACAGCGCCACAACCAACCCAATCTGCATCAGCTACTCCAACCCGTACTGTTTCAGCTTCAACACGTGCAACAGTAACACCTACGGTTAATACTGCTGGTAACACTTATCCTGTTGGTCAATGTACTTGGGGGGCGAAATCACTTGCTCCTTGGGCTGGTAATAACTGGGGAAATGGTGGACAATGGGCTTCATCAGCTGCATCAGCTGGTTTCAGTGTTGGTTCAACACCTACTGTTGGCTCTATTGCTGTATGGAATGATGGTGGATATGGTCACGTCGCTGTAGTTGTTGCAGTTGAAAGTTCTACTCGTATCCAAGTTATGGAGTCAAACTTCAACGGTAATCTTTCTATTGGAAATTATCGTGGATGGTTTAATCCAACAGCTACTTACCAAGGTTCTGCTGTTTACATTTATCCAAGATAA
- a CDS encoding ISL3 family transposase has translation MEQLDYIKESLDIKDPNITFEKTFDKFFTHREYHAKLDYDPPQCSVCQGKMAKYDFQKPCKIPYLEMAGCKVLIRLKKRRFKCQACGKMAVAKTSLVRENHQIPNIINHKITDKLMSREAMTKIAEDLSVSVSTVYRQLNRFECKTDLTWLPENMSWDEYAFKKGKMSFIAQDFDANKIIAILDGRTQAVIRNHFMRYSHKVSSRVKVITMDMFSPYYDIAKQLFPKAKIVLDRFHIVQHLSRAMNRFRIQIMNQFEHQSYEYKALKRYWKLIQQDSRNLNDKRFYRPTFRMHLTNQEIVQRLLSYSDELRHHYELFQCLLFHFQEKQEKHFFELISDTIKQVHPIFKTVLSTFLKDKEKIINALKLPYSNAKLEATNNLIKVIKRNAFGFRNFENFKKRIYLALNTTKEKTKLVLSRCYTQ, from the coding sequence ATGGAACAATTAGATTATATCAAAGAGTCGCTTGACATTAAAGACCCTAACATCACTTTTGAAAAGACATTTGACAAGTTCTTCACTCACAGAGAGTATCATGCCAAGTTAGATTATGATCCCCCTCAATGCTCTGTTTGTCAAGGAAAAATGGCAAAGTACGACTTCCAAAAGCCATGCAAAATTCCCTATCTGGAAATGGCGGGTTGTAAAGTACTGATTCGTCTCAAAAAGCGTCGCTTCAAATGTCAAGCGTGTGGGAAAATGGCTGTCGCTAAGACCTCTCTCGTCAGAGAAAATCACCAGATTCCCAACATCATTAACCACAAAATCACCGACAAACTCATGAGTCGTGAGGCAATGACAAAAATCGCTGAAGACCTGTCTGTCTCTGTGTCAACCGTCTATCGGCAACTCAACCGCTTTGAATGCAAGACCGATTTAACCTGGTTACCTGAGAACATGTCCTGGGATGAGTATGCTTTCAAGAAGGGAAAGATGAGCTTTATTGCCCAAGATTTCGATGCTAACAAGATTATCGCTATCCTTGATGGGCGGACGCAAGCTGTCATCAGAAATCATTTCATGCGGTATTCTCACAAGGTGAGCAGTCGTGTCAAAGTCATCACCATGGATATGTTTAGTCCCTACTATGACATCGCTAAGCAACTGTTTCCTAAGGCTAAGATTGTTCTCGATAGGTTCCACATTGTTCAACATTTATCTCGTGCCATGAACCGTTTCCGTATCCAAATCATGAACCAATTTGAGCATCAATCTTACGAATATAAGGCCTTGAAACGTTACTGGAAACTCATCCAACAAGATAGTCGTAACTTAAACGATAAACGGTTTTATCGTCCAACTTTTCGCATGCACTTGACCAATCAAGAGATTGTGCAACGTCTTTTGAGCTACTCTGATGAGCTACGTCACCACTATGAACTCTTCCAATGCCTTCTCTTTCATTTCCAAGAAAAGCAGGAGAAACACTTCTTTGAACTCATTTCTGATACCATCAAACAGGTCCATCCCATCTTCAAGACCGTCTTGTCAACCTTTCTAAAAGACAAAGAGAAGATTATTAATGCTCTGAAACTACCTTATTCCAATGCCAAACTAGAGGCGACCAACAACCTTATTAAAGTCATTAAGCGAAATGCTTTTGGCTTTAGGAACTTTGAAAACTTCAAAAAACGGATTTATCTTGCTTTGAACACAACAAAAGAGAAGACCAAACTGGTCCTCTCTCGGTGTTATACTCAATGA